CAGCACCGCGTCCGCGGTGTTCATCGCCAGCTCCGCCTGCGCCGCCACCGCGGCCTGCAGCCCGGTCGCGCTCGGCTCCCAGCCGCCGGTGTCGACCACGGTGAACCGGCGCCCGGCCCACTGCGCGTCGTAGGCCACCCGGTCCCGGGTCACCCCCGGCGTGTCCTGCACGACCGCCTCCCGGCGGCCCAGGATGCGGTTGACCAGGGTGGATTTGCCCACGTTCGGGCGCCCGACGACGGCCAGCACGGGCTGGCTCAGCTCGGCCTCCTCCTCGGACGCCGCGTCGTCGGCCTGGTTGTCGAGCGCGGTGAACTCCGCCTCGTCGGACCAGGTCCCGTCAAGCTCCGTCATGACTCCGCTTTCTTCCCGCGCAGGGTCTCGCCCTGCGCCGCACGCCATTCGTCGAGGGTGGCGACCAGGCCGGCAAGCTGGTCGCGCAGCTTCTCGGTCGCACTGTCCAGCCCGGCGCGGCCACGGCCGACGTCGAGCGGGAACGGTTCACCCACCAGGATGTCGACCCGGGGCCGGAACCGCCGCCCGCTGCCGACGGGACGCCGGGTCCCGCGCACCGCGATCGGCAGGACCACCGCACCGGTCGCCCGGACCAGCCACGCCGCGCCACGCTCGGCGCTCGCCACGTCGCCCTCGCCGCGGGTGCCTTCGGGGAACACCGCGACGACGCCACCGGCCTTGAGCACGTCCGCCGTGGCCAGCAGCGGCGCCCGGCCGGGTTCGCCCCGGCGCACCGGCACCTGGCCGATGCGCCGGAGGAACGACCCCAGCACCCCGGTGAACATCTCCTCCTTGACGAGGAACACCGAACGGCGCGGCAACATTCCGAAGATGATCTGCGGCTCGACCATCGAGCTGTGGTTGGCCACCACCAGCACCGGCCCGGTCCGCGGCACGCGCTCCAGTCCGCGGATGCGCAGCCGGTACGCCGGCCGGAAGCAGAACCTGCCGACGACCCGGGCGGCGTCGTGCAGCCGGGGCGAGGAGCCCGGCGGCAGACCGCTGCTGCTCACCGCGTGACCTGCGCCCGCGTGCTCAGCAGGCCGCGCCGCCCGGCCAGCTCGGCCAGCGCGACGAGCACCTGGTCGATGGACAGTTCGCTGGTGTCCAGGTGGACCGCGTCGTCGGCGGCCTTCAGCGGCGCGACCGCGCGGGTCGAGTCGAGGCGGTCCCGCCGGTCGACCGAGGCGAGCGCCTCGGCCTGGCTGCTGCGGCGCCCGGCCGCGGTGTCCTGCGCGCTGCGGCGCGCGGCGCGCACCGCCGGGTCGGCGGTCAGGTAGACCTTGAGCGGCGCGTCCGGCACCACGACCGTGCCGATGTCGCGGCCCTCCACGACGATGCCGCCGATCTCGCCGAGCACCTCGGCGATGATCCGCCGCTGCCGCGCCACCAGCAGTTCGCGCACCTCCGGCACCGCGGAGACCGGCGACACGGCGTGGTTGACCTCGGCGCCCCGGATCTCGGCGGTCACGTCCTCCCCCGCCAGCTGGACGCCGGCGGCGGACGGGTCGGTGCCCAGGGTGAACTCGGTGGCCCGCGCCACCTCGGTGACGGCCGGGCCGTCCGCCGGGTCGGCGCCCGCGCGCAGCACGGCCAGCGTCACCACCCGGTACATCGCACCGGTGTCGAGGTATCCCGCCGACAGCTTGCCGGCGAGCTTGCGCGCGACCGTGGTCTTCCCGGTTCCCGAGGGTCCGTCCAGAGCGACCACGCCGCGTAGGGCTCCCGCCACCGATGCTCTCCTCGCCGTGCTGGGGTGCTTACCTGCGGTTCTCCATTGTGCCTGGCCCGCCCGCATCGCGGCGCACCGGTACCGTGGCGGACGTGAATGTGGAAGTAACGCCCTTACCGGGCATCGGCGTGCGGAAGGACTTCGCGACCCGGCACGGGCGCCGCATCGGCGTGGTCACCCACCGGGACGGGCAGATCGAGCTGATCGTGTCCAAGTCCGACGACCCCGATGCGTGCCTAGCGTCCCTGCCCCTGACCGCCGACGAGGCCGGCGCGCTGGCCAACCTGCTCGGCGCGCCGCAACTGGTCGCGCAGCTCACCGAGGAGCACCGCGAGGTGCCCGGCATCAACACCAAGCAGCTGCCGATCAAGCCCAACTCGCCGTTCGACGGCCGCACCCTCGGCGACACCGCGATGCGCACCCGGACCGGCGTGTCCGTGGTCGCCGTGATGCGCGCCGGCCAGGTGCACCCCTCCCCCGTCCCGGATTTCACGTTCACCGCCGGGGACGTCCTGGTCGCGGTCGGCACGTCGGAAGGGCTGGAGGGCGCCCTCAAGATCCTGAAGAACGGCTGAGCCCTTGGACCACACCGCACTGTCCCTGATCGAACTCGGTGCCGTCTTCTTCGCGCTCGGCGTCCTCGGACGCCTGGCCGGCAAGATCGGCATGTCCCCCATCCCGCTCTACCTGCTGGGCGGCCTCGCCTTCGGGCAGGGCGGCCTCGTCCCGCTGCCGGACATCGGCGGCTTCACCCACCTGGCCAGCGAAATCGGCGTCGTGCTGCTGCTGTTGCTGCTGGGGCTGGAGTACTCCGCGGCGGAGCTGTTCACCGGGCTGAAACGCTCGTGGATGGCCGGCCTGCTGGACATCGTGCTCAACGCCGCGCCCGGCGCCGCGGTGGCCCTGCTGCTCGGGTGGGGCCCGATCGGCGCGATCGTGATGGCCGGCGTCACCTACATCTCCTCGTCCGGGATCATCGCGAAGGTGCTCGGCGACCTGGGCCGGCTCGGTAACCGGGAAACGCCGGTGGTGCTGTCGATCCTGGTGTTCGAGGACCTGGCGATGGCGCTGTACCTGCCGATCCTCACCGCGCTGCTGGGCGGCGTCAGCTTCTTCGGCGGCCTGGAGGCCGTCGGCATCTCACTGCTGGTGATCACCGTGGTGCTGGTGATCGCCCTGCGCTACGGCCGGTACGTGTCGGCGATCGTCGACTCCGACGACCGGGAGGTGTTCCTGCTCAAGGTGCTCGGCGCGGCGCTGCTGGTTGCCGGGCTGGCCTCGGCCATGCAGGTGTCCGCGGCGGTGGGCGCGTTCCTGCTCGGCATCGCGGTGTCGGGCTCGACAGCGCACAACGCGACGCGGTTGCTGGAGCCGCTGCGCGACCTGTTCGCGGCGGTGTTCTTCGTGGTGTTCGGGCTCAACACCAGCCCGGCGTCGATCCCGCCGGTGCTCGGCTGGGCGGTGCTGCTGGCCGTGGTGACGACGCTGACGAAGGTCGCGACCGGCTGGTGGGCCGCGCGCCGGCAGGGCGTGGGCAAGCTGGGCCGCGCCCGGGCCGGTGCGGCGCTGGTGGCGCGCGGCGAGTTCTCGATCGTCATCGCGGGACTGGCCGTCTCGGCCGGCGCGGTGGTCGGCGAGCTGGCCGCGCTGGCCACCGCGTACGTGTTGCTGATGGCGGTTTTCGGACCGATCACCGCCCGCGTGGTCGAACCTCTGGCGCGGGGCCTCCAGCGCCGCCGCGGGCACGGTCACGAACCAGCCACGTCGAGCGTGAGCTGATCCGCCCCGGCCGGCGACAAAGTGGTCGCCGGTCCTTCCTGCCCGCTACCCGCGCCCGGCCCGGCACCGCGACCACGGCCGCAGGCGAGGCAAACCGGGCCTGCGCCGCGGCCTCTGACGCTCACCGACCGACACGGCGCCCGAACCGGCAAACACGCCGCCCGGAGTGGCAAACACGGCGCGCGGAGTGGCAAACACGCCGGGTCAGGGCAGGACCGAGCGCACCGCGTCCTCCGAGCGGCCGACGACGGTGGTGCCGTCGTCCGCGGTGATGATGGGGCGCTGGATCAGTGCGGGGTGCTCCGCCAGCGCCGTCAGCCAGCGGTCCCGGTTCGCCGCGTCGCGGGGCCAGTCCCTGATCCCGAGCGCGGCCGCCTCCGGCTCCTGCAGGCGCGCGATGTCCCACGGGTCCAGGCCCAGACGCTGGAGCACCGCGTCCAGCTCGGCCACCGTCGGCGGCTCGTCCAGGTAGCGCCGCACCTCATAGGACACCCCCGCCTCGTCCAGGATGGACAGCGCCGAGCGGCACTTCGAGCACCGCGGGTTGACCCAGATCTCCATCATGCACCTTCCGCCAACGTCGCCAGTACCTTCTCGCCGTACCGCGCGAGCTTGTTCTCCCCCACGCCGCTCACCCCGGCCAGCTCGTCCAAAGTAGACGGATGCTCGGTGGCGATCTGCCGCAGGGTGGAGTCGCTGAACACGATGTACGCGGGCACGCCCTGGTTCTTGGCCTCCTCCGACCGCCAGGCCCGCAGCCGCTCGAACACCGGGCGCGCGTCCTCCGGCAGCTCGGACGCCGGTTTGCGTTTCGCCGCCGCCGCGGCCCGGGCGGCACGCTGGGGTTCGCGGCGCATCCGCACCTCCCGGCGCCGCCCCAGCACCTCCCCGCTGGCCTCGGTCAGCAGCAGTGTCCCGTAGTCGCCCTCGACCGCGAGCAAACCCTGGGCGAGCAGCTGCCGCACCACGCCCCGCCACTCGCTTTCGGACAGCTCCGTGCCGACCCCGAACACGGTCAGCTGGTCGTGCCGGTGCTGCGTCACCTTCGGCGTCTGCTTGCCGAGCAGGATGTCGATGATCTGCCCGGCGCCGAATTTCTGGCCACGCTCGTGCTGCAGGCGGTAAACGGTGGAGAGCAGCTTCTGCGCCGCGATCGTGCCGTCCCACGATTCCGGCGGGGTCAGGCAGGTGTCGCAGTTGCCGCACGGCTCCCCGGGCTGGCCGAAGTAGTTGAGCAGCTGCGCCCGGCGGCACTCGACCGTCTCGCACAGCGCCAGCATCGCGTCCAGGTGCTGCGACAGCCGCCGGCGGTGCGCGTCGTCGCCCTCGGAGGTCTGGATCATCCGGCGCTGCTGCACGACGTCGGCCAGCCCGTAGGCCAGCCACGCCGTGGAGGGCAGCCCGTCACGGCCCGCGCGGCCGGTCTCCTGGTAGTAGCCCTCGACGGACTTGGGCAGGTCCAGGTGCGCGACGAAGCGCACGTCCGGCTTGTCGATGCCCATCCCGAACGCGATCGTCGCGACCACGATCAGCCCGTCCTCACGCAGGAACCGCGCCTGGTTGCGCGCCCTGGTGCGGCCGTCCAGGCCCGCGTGGTACGGCACGGCGCTGATCCCGTTGGCCACCAGGAACTCCGCCGTCTTCTCCACGGAGTTGCGGGACAGGCAGTACACGATGCCCGCGTCGCCGGGGTGCTCGCTGCGGATCAGGTCGAGCAGCTGCTTCTTCGGTTCGGCCTTGGGCACGATGCGGTACTGGATGTTGGGCCGGTCGAAGCTGGCCACGAACTGGCGCGCCTGGCCGAGGTTCAGCCGGGACACGATCTCGGCGTGCGTGGCCTTGGTGGCGGTGGCGGTCAGGGCGATGCGCGGCACGTCCGGCCAGCGCTCGTGCAGCTCCGACAGGCCCAGGTAGTCGGGCCGGAAGTCGTGGCCCCACTGGGACACGCAGTGCGCCTCGTCGATGGCGAACAGCGCGACCTCACCGCGGTCCAGCAACGTCCGCGTGGACTCCATGGACAGCCGTTCCGGCGCCAGGTACAGCAGATCCAGCTCGCCCGCGACGAACGCCGCCTCGACCTCGCGGCGCTGCTCGTAATCCTGGGACGAGTTGAGGAACCCGGCCCGCACCCCGACGGCCAGCAGCGCGTCCACCTGGTCCTGCATCAGCGCGATCAACGGCGAGATGACCACACCGGTGCCCGCGCGGACCAGCGACGGGACCTGGTAGCACAGGGACTTCCCGCCGCCGGTCGGCATCAGCACGACCGCGTCGCCGCCGCCGATCACGTGCTCGACGATCGCTTCCTGGTCACCGCGGAAGGAGTCGTAACCGAAGACGCGCCGCAGAACCTGCAGGGCGTCATTCACCGGGACGGTGTCAGCGGAAGCCACCCCGCGATCCTAGGGGCTCGCCACGGGAGCCGGGCGGGGCCACACGAGATGCCCGCCCGCTACAGGCCGACGCGCCGGTAGAGGCCGCCGACCTCGTCCCGGTTGAGCTTGCGGATCGTGCCCGGCTTGCCGTTGCCCAGCTGGACGTCCCCGATCGCGGTGCGCACCAGTTTGCGCACCGGGAAGCCGACCTCGGCCAGCAGGCGCCGCACGATGTGCTTGCGGCCCTCGTGCAGCACGATCTCCAGCAGGCTGCGGCCGCCCATGCTGTCCTTGACGCGGAACGCGTCGACGCGGACCGGGCCGTCCTCCAGTTCGATGCCGGCCTTGAGCTCCTTGCCCAGGCCGCGCGGCACCTTGCCGTCGACCTCGGCCAGGTAGGTCTTGGGGACGTGGTACGACGGGTGCATCAGCCGGTGGGCGAGGTCGCCGTCGTTGGTGAGCAGCAGCAGGCCCTCGGTGTCGGCGTCGAGGCGGCCGACGTGGAAGAGGCGTTCGCTGCGGTCGCGGACGTAGTCGCCCACACACGGGCGGCCCTGGTCGTCGTACATCGTGGTGTGCACGCCGCGGGGCTTGTTCAGCGCCAGGTGCACCAGGTCCTCGCGCAGGATGACGCGGGTGCCGTCGACGTGGATCACGGCGCGGTCGGGGTCCACGCGGCGGCCCAGCTCGCGCACCACCTTGCCGTCCACGCTGACGCGGCCCTGCACGATCAGGTCTTCGGCGGCGCGGCGGGAGGCCACACCGGCCTTGGCGAGCACCTTCTGCAGGCGCACGCCCTCGGCTTCGGGCTCAGATGTCATCGATGGAGTCCACTTCCGGCAACAGGGGGGCGATCGGGGGCAGGTCGGTCAGCGACGACAGCCCGAGTCGCTCGAGGAACAGTTCGGTCGTCACGTACAGGGTGCCACCCGTCTCGGGGTCGGCGCCGCTCTCCGCGATGAGCCCGCGGGCGACCAGGGTGCGGATCACACCGTCGACGTTGACACCGCGGACGGCCGCGACGCGCGAGCGGGTGACCGGCTGCCGGTAGGCGATGACCGCCAGGGTCTCCAGGGCGGCCCTGGTGAGCTTGGAGCGCTGCCCGTCCAGCAGGAGCTTCTCGACGAACGGCGCGTAGGTGTCGCGGGTGTAGAGGCGCCACCCCTCGCCGGCCCGCCGCAGGTCGATGCCGCTGCGGCGCTCGGCGAGCTCGGCCGACATGACCTGCAGCGTCTGGGCGACACGTGCCTCGGGCTGGTTCAGCGCACCGGCCAGCGCCTCCTCGCTCACCGGCGAGTCGACGACCAGCAGCAGGGCTTCCAGTGCCGCGGCCAGCGCGGAGTGCTCGGTGAGGTCCGGCAGCCCGTCCCCCACCGCGACGAGTTCGTCGTCCTCGTCGGGTTCGTCCGCCGGCTGCTCCTCGGCGGGAGGTTCCTCCGCGATGGGCACCTCCGGCGCGCGGGCATCGTCAACCGCGGGTTCCGGCGTCGGCACCTCGGGCTCCTCCCCGGGCTCCTGTTCGGGATTCACCCGTACTCCTCTTCTTCGACGCGGGCGCGGTCCTGCTCGGCGGCGGCCGTCGCCTCCTCGACCGATCCGCCGGTCCACCGCACCCGCAGCATCGTCAACGGCTCGTCCTGCTCGAACTGCACGCTCGACTCGCGGTAGAGCTCCAGCAGCGCCAGGAACCGGGCCACCACCTCGACCGTGTGCTCGCAGTCCTCGACCAGCTCGGTGAACGTCGCGTCGCCACGCTCGGCCAGCTTCAGCCGCAGCAGCGCCGCGTGCTCGCGCACCGACACCCGGTGCGCGTGGATGTGGTCGAGCGACACCGTGGGCGGCGGCTTGGGCCGGAACACCGCCAGGGCGATCTCCGCGAACTTCCCGGCGTCCACCCCGAGCATCACCTCGGGCAGCAACCCGATGTAGCGCTCCTCCAGCGACACCGATCGCGGGTACCGCCGCAGCGCCCCGGCCTCCAGCTCGGCGAACAGCGCCGCGACCTGCTTGTACGCCCGGTACTGCAACACCCGGGCGAACAGCAGGTCCCGCGCCTCGAGCAGGGCCAGGTCGTCCTCGTCCTCGACCTCGGCCGCGGGCAGCAGCCGCGCCGCCTTGAGGTCCAGCAGGGTCGCCGCGATGACGAGGAACTCCGTCACCTCGTCCAGGTCCCACTCCGGCCCCAGCGCCTGGGTGTAGGCGATGAAGTCGTCGGTGACCTGGTGCAGCGCCACCTCGGTGACGTCGAGCTGGTGCTGCGAGATCAGCTGCAGCAACAGGTCGAACGGCCCCTCGAAGTTGTCCAGGCGGACCTTGAACTTCGGCGCGGCGGAGTCGTCGTCAGCGACGGGCTGGGCCCCGTCGACCGGAGCCCCGTTCTCGCTCACGGCCCGGCGGCTTCCTCGGAGTCGAGGCCGCCCTCACGCAGGCGGCGCACCAGCACCGAGTCGGCACCGTGCGCGTCGAAGTCGGCCAGCAGCACCGCCACCGCTTCGCGGACCAGCCGGCCGCGGTCGATGGCCAGGCCGTGCTCGGCCCGCAGGCTCAGCCGGGTCTGCTCCATCGCGACCAGTTCCTCGCCGGAGACGTACACGGTGATCTTCGAGTCGTGCTTCTGCCGTCCGCTGCCGCGGCGCCCGGCGGCGCTGCGCTCCAGCTGTTCGCGGTGCGCCGGGTTGTGCCCGTGCCCCGGCCGCTGCGCCTCGGGGCGCTGCGGGGCGGGCGTGGGCGGCGCGGGCACGTCGAGGGCCGGGCTGCTGGTCAGGCGGAAGAGTTCCGAGGCCCCGGGGAGGGAGGCTCGCCTGCTCACCGAGCGATCACCTCGCGGGCCAGCGCGCGGTAGGCCTGCGCACCGGCGGATTTGGGAGCCCAGCGGGTGATGGGCTCGCCGGCCACGGTGGTCTCCGGGAACCGGACCGTGCGGTTGATGACCGTGTCGAACACGGTGTCGCCGAAGGCCTCCACGACCCGCGCCATGACCTCCCGGGAGTGGAGGGTGCGCGGGTCGAACATGGTGGCCAGGATGCCCGTGATGTCCAGTTTGGGGTTCAAGCGTTCGCGTACCTTCTCGATCGTGTCGATCAACAAAGCCACGCCCCGCAGGCTGAAGAACTCGCACTCCAGCGGGATGATCACGCCGTCGGCGGCCGTGAGCGCGTTCACCGTGAGCAACCCGAGCGATGGCTGGCAGTCGACCAGAACATAGTCGTACTCCGCGATGAGGGGTTGCACGACCCGGAGCAACGTGTGCTCGCGGCCCACCTCGGCGACCAGTTGCACCTCGGCGGCGGACAGGTCGATGTTGCTCGGCAGCAGGTCCATGCCCTCGACGCTGGTGTGCCGGAGGATGTCCTGGGCGGTCACCGACCGCTCCATGATCGCGTTGTAGACCGTCTGGTCCAGCTCGTGCGGTTGCACGCCGAGCCCCACCGACAGCGCACCCTGCGGGTCGAAGTCCACCAGCAGCACCCGGCGCCCGTACTCGGCGAGCGCGGCGCCCAGGTTGATCGTGGACGTGGTCTTGCCGACGCCGCCCTTCTGGTTGCACATGGCCAGCACCGTGGCCGGGCCGTGCTTGTCCAGCAGGGGCGGTTCGGGGATCTCACGCAACGGTCTGCCGGTCGGGCCGAGCTTGGGCTGGCCGGTCACGGGCGCGGGGCCCACGGCCACGACAGAGTCCACGGTGTCGGGCTCCCCCTCTGTCGCGATGGTCAACTGGTCGAGGTTCGCGGCGGCCGATGCGGCCGAGACCGATCTGGTCGAGGGCTGCGGTGTCGACATGGCGCGAAACTCCTCGTTCGACGGGTTGGCCGCAGCCTATGCGGCGAGCCGTTTGTCGCCAAAGCAACTCGCCGGTGCCGATCAGGTCAACCCAACGCCCGAGGATGCGCCGTAGCATATACCTCACGGAGCGTGTTCATCGTGACCAGGGTGTAGACCTGCGTCGTGGTCACCGAAGCGTGGCCCAGCAGCTCTTGCACCACGCGGACGTCCGCCCCGCCCTCCAGCAGGTGGGTCGCGAAACTGTGACGCAGCGTGTGCGGCGAGACTCCGGTGGCGATCCCGGCGCGCTCCGCGGTGGTCTTGAGCACCTGCCACGCGCTCTGCCGGGACAGCCGGGAGCCACGGGCGTTGAGGAACAGCGCCGGCGTGCCGTGGCCGCGCCGCGCCAGCACCGGGCGGGCGCGCACCAGGTACGCCTCGAGCGCCTCGACCGCCGGACGGCCGATCGGCACGAGCCGCTGCTTGCCGCCCTTGCCGTCCAGCAGCACAGTGCGCTCGGTGCGGTCCACGTCGTCGACGTCGAGCCCGACCGCCTCGGAGATCCGGGCGCCGGTGGAGTACAGCAGCTCCAGCAGGGCCCGGTCGCGCAGCGGCCGCTCCCCCTCGGCGGCCGGCATCGCCAGCAGCCGCAGCACGTCGCCGACCGGCAGCGCCTTCGGCAGCCGCTTCGCCGGAGCGGGCGGCCGCACCTCGCGGGCCGGGTCGTCCTCGGTGAGCCCGTCGAGGTGGGCGAAGCGGTGCAGCCCGCGCACGGCCACCAGGGCCCGGGCCGCCGAGGAGGCGGCGAGGGGCGGGTGCCCCTCGCCGCCCTCGCGCAGCGCGGCGCCGAACCCGGTCACGTCCGCGGCGGTGATCCGCCGGAAGTCCCCGATCCCCGCCTGCTCCAGGTACCCCAGATACCGGCGCAGGTCCCGCGCGTAGCTGTCCAGCGTGTTGCGTGCCGTCCCGCGTTCGACGGCGAGGTGATCGAGATACGCCGTGACCACCTCGGAAACCGGCAGAACATGCACGCCGACACCCTAGAGGGTCGGTTCAGGAAATGCGATCGGCGAACCTCGTGGGCCGGTCCCGCCACGGCGCGTCCGCCGGGCGGGCCGGGGCTGCCTCGTGGACCACCGCGTGCGCGGCGAGCACCCCGCCCACGGTCGCGCCGTTGACGATCTCGCCGGACAGCGTCATCCGCACCGCCTCGGCCAGCGGCACCCGGTGCACCACCAGGTCGGCCTCCTCGTCGCCGAGGACCTCCCGGTCGACCGGGGTGAGGTCGCGGGCCAGGAAGACGCGCACCACCTCGTCGGTGAACCCGGGTGAGGCGGCCACGTCGACCAGCGTGTCCCACCGCCCGGCGGTGAGCCCGGCCTCCTCGGCCAGCTCGCGCCGCGCGGCCGCCACCGGATCCTCGCCCGGGTGGTCGAGCAGCCCCGCGGGCAGTTCCCAGATCCGCCGCCCCAGCGGGTGCCGGTACTGGTGGATCAGCGTGACGGCACCGTCGGTGTCGACCGCGGCGATGGCGACCGCGCCGAGGTGCTCGACGACCTCGCGCTTGGCGGTGCCGCCACCGGGCATCGCGACCTCGTCGACGCGCAGGCCCACCACGCGTCCGATGTGGACGTCCTTGCTGGACACCACCCGGAACTCGTGCTCGCCGGGCCCGGTCAATGCGCGCTCACGGTCGGCTCGGGCAGCTCGACCGGCAGCCGGTCCGCCGTGCGGTAGCGGACGACGGCGTCGATGAACGCGTCGAACAGCGGGTGCGGCCGGGTGGGGCGGCTCTTGAGCTCGGGGTGCGCCTGGGTGCCGACGAAGAACGGGTGCACGTCCGCGGGCAGCTCGACGAACTCGACCAGCCGGTCGTCCGGCGAGGTGCCGGAGAAGACCAGACCGGCGTCGGCGAGCCGCTTGCGGTAGGCGTTGTTGACCTCGTAGCGGTGCCGGTGCCGCTCGGACACCTCGGTGCCGCCGTACGCCTTCGCGACCTGCGAACCGGGCTTGAGCCTGGCCGGGTAGGCACCCAGCCGCATGGTGCCGCCCATGTCGCGTTCGCCGGCGACCACGTCCTTCTGGTCGGCCATCGTGGAGATCACCGGGTGCTCGGTGGTCTCGTCGAACTCCGCGGAGTTCGCGCCCTCGATGCCCGCCAGGTTGCGGGCCGCCTCGATCACCATGCACTGCAGTCCCAGGCACAGCCCGAGCACCGGGATGCCCCGGGTGCGGGCGTAGGTGATGGCGCCGATCTTGCCCTCGATGCCGCGCACGCCGAACCCACCGGGCACCAGGACACCGTCGACGTCACCGAGCGCGGCGGCCGCACCGGCCGGGGTGGTCGCCCGGTCGGAGGCGACCCAGACGATCTCGACCTTGGCGCGGTGGGCGAACCCGCCCGCGCGCAGGGCCTCGGTGACCGACAGGTAGGCGTCGGGCAGGTCGATGTACTTGCCGACCAGCGCGACCCGGACGGTCTCCGACGGGTTGTGCACCCGGTCGAGCAGGTCGCCCCACACCGTCCAGTCGACGTCGCGGAAGGGCAGGCCCAGACGGCGCACGACGTAGGCGTCCAGCGCCTCGCGGTGCAGCACCCTGGGGATGTCGTAGATGGACCGGGCGTCCGGGCACGCGATGACCGCCTCGGTGTCCACGTCGCACATCAGGCCGATCTTGCGCTTGAGGTCCTCGGGCAGGTCCCGGTCGGCGCGGCACACCAGCGCGTCGGGCTGGATGCCGATGTTGCGCAGCGCGGCGACCGAATGCTGGGTCGGCTTGGTCTTGAGCTCCCCCGACGGCGCGAGGTAGGGCACCAGCGACACGTGCAGGAAGAAGCAGTTGTCCCGGCCGATCTCGTGCCGCACCTGCCGGCAGGCCTCCAGGAACGGCAGCGACTCGATGTCGCCGACCGTGCCGCCGACCTCGGTGATGACCACGTCGGGCTGCTGACCGGTGCCGTCGGACTCGGCGACCGCCATGATGCGCCGCTTGATCTCGTCGGTGATGTGCGGGATGACCTGCACGGTGTCCCCGAGGTACTCGCCGCGGCGCTCCTTGGCGATGACTTCCGAGTAGACCTGGCCGGTCGTGACGTTCGCCGACCCGGACAGGTCCCGGTCGAGGAAGCGTTCGTAGTGCCCGATGTCCAGGTCGGTCTCGGCGCCGTCCTCGGTGACGAAGACCTCGCCGTGCTGGAACGGGTTCATGGTGCCCGGATCCACGTTGAGGTAGGGATCGAGCTTCTGCATCGTGACCCGCAGGCCGCGAGCGGTGAGGAGCTGGCCCAGGCTCGAGGCCGTCAGGCCCTTGCCCAGGGAGGAGGCGACGCCCCCCGTGACGAAAACGTATTTGGCTGTCCGCGGCTGAAGTCCCACGGGCTTCCACCTTATCGCACCGGGCCCCGGACGTTCGCCCGCCGCGCCTACGTAGTTCGATAGGTCACGTCAGAAGTTCGCGCGTGAAAGAGGCACCGTGTCCCAGTCCACCGCTTCCCCGCCCACCTGGACCGCGCCGGTCGCACCCGGACCGCTCGACGCGACGGTGCGCGTCCCCGGCTCGAAGTCGATCACCAACCGGGCGTTCGTGCTGGCCGCGCTGGCGGACGGGCCGACGCTGGTGCGCGCTCCGCTCGACTCGCGGGACGCCCGGCTCATGCTGGGCGCACTGGAGGCGCTCGGCGGCGGCTGGGAACGGCAGGGTGACGACGTGCT
The sequence above is a segment of the Amycolatopsis viridis genome. Coding sequences within it:
- the cmk gene encoding (d)CMP kinase: MVALDGPSGTGKTTVARKLAGKLSAGYLDTGAMYRVVTLAVLRAGADPADGPAVTEVARATEFTLGTDPSAAGVQLAGEDVTAEIRGAEVNHAVSPVSAVPEVRELLVARQRRIIAEVLGEIGGIVVEGRDIGTVVVPDAPLKVYLTADPAVRAARRSAQDTAAGRRSSQAEALASVDRRDRLDSTRAVAPLKAADDAVHLDTSELSIDQVLVALAELAGRRGLLSTRAQVTR
- a CDS encoding cation:proton antiporter regulatory subunit; this translates as MNVEVTPLPGIGVRKDFATRHGRRIGVVTHRDGQIELIVSKSDDPDACLASLPLTADEAGALANLLGAPQLVAQLTEEHREVPGINTKQLPIKPNSPFDGRTLGDTAMRTRTGVSVVAVMRAGQVHPSPVPDFTFTAGDVLVAVGTSEGLEGALKILKNG
- a CDS encoding cation:proton antiporter, translated to MDHTALSLIELGAVFFALGVLGRLAGKIGMSPIPLYLLGGLAFGQGGLVPLPDIGGFTHLASEIGVVLLLLLLGLEYSAAELFTGLKRSWMAGLLDIVLNAAPGAAVALLLGWGPIGAIVMAGVTYISSSGIIAKVLGDLGRLGNRETPVVLSILVFEDLAMALYLPILTALLGGVSFFGGLEAVGISLLVITVVLVIALRYGRYVSAIVDSDDREVFLLKVLGAALLVAGLASAMQVSAAVGAFLLGIAVSGSTAHNATRLLEPLRDLFAAVFFVVFGLNTSPASIPPVLGWAVLLAVVTTLTKVATGWWAARRQGVGKLGRARAGAALVARGEFSIVIAGLAVSAGAVVGELAALATAYVLLMAVFGPITARVVEPLARGLQRRRGHGHEPATSSVS
- a CDS encoding arsenate reductase family protein, giving the protein MEIWVNPRCSKCRSALSILDEAGVSYEVRRYLDEPPTVAELDAVLQRLGLDPWDIARLQEPEAAALGIRDWPRDAANRDRWLTALAEHPALIQRPIITADDGTTVVGRSEDAVRSVLP
- a CDS encoding lysophospholipid acyltransferase family protein, which codes for MSSSGLPPGSSPRLHDAARVVGRFCFRPAYRLRIRGLERVPRTGPVLVVANHSSMVEPQIIFGMLPRRSVFLVKEEMFTGVLGSFLRRIGQVPVRRGEPGRAPLLATADVLKAGGVVAVFPEGTRGEGDVASAERGAAWLVRATGAVVLPIAVRGTRRPVGSGRRFRPRVDILVGEPFPLDVGRGRAGLDSATEKLRDQLAGLVATLDEWRAAQGETLRGKKAES
- the scpB gene encoding SMC-Scp complex subunit ScpB, with amino-acid sequence MNPEQEPGEEPEVPTPEPAVDDARAPEVPIAEEPPAEEQPADEPDEDDELVAVGDGLPDLTEHSALAAALEALLLVVDSPVSEEALAGALNQPEARVAQTLQVMSAELAERRSGIDLRRAGEGWRLYTRDTYAPFVEKLLLDGQRSKLTRAALETLAVIAYRQPVTRSRVAAVRGVNVDGVIRTLVARGLIAESGADPETGGTLYVTTELFLERLGLSSLTDLPPIAPLLPEVDSIDDI
- the recQ gene encoding DNA helicase RecQ, producing the protein MASADTVPVNDALQVLRRVFGYDSFRGDQEAIVEHVIGGGDAVVLMPTGGGKSLCYQVPSLVRAGTGVVISPLIALMQDQVDALLAVGVRAGFLNSSQDYEQRREVEAAFVAGELDLLYLAPERLSMESTRTLLDRGEVALFAIDEAHCVSQWGHDFRPDYLGLSELHERWPDVPRIALTATATKATHAEIVSRLNLGQARQFVASFDRPNIQYRIVPKAEPKKQLLDLIRSEHPGDAGIVYCLSRNSVEKTAEFLVANGISAVPYHAGLDGRTRARNQARFLREDGLIVVATIAFGMGIDKPDVRFVAHLDLPKSVEGYYQETGRAGRDGLPSTAWLAYGLADVVQQRRMIQTSEGDDAHRRRLSQHLDAMLALCETVECRRAQLLNYFGQPGEPCGNCDTCLTPPESWDGTIAAQKLLSTVYRLQHERGQKFGAGQIIDILLGKQTPKVTQHRHDQLTVFGVGTELSESEWRGVVRQLLAQGLLAVEGDYGTLLLTEASGEVLGRRREVRMRREPQRAARAAAAAKRKPASELPEDARPVFERLRAWRSEEAKNQGVPAYIVFSDSTLRQIATEHPSTLDELAGVSGVGENKLARYGEKVLATLAEGA
- a CDS encoding pseudouridine synthase, whose product is MTSEPEAEGVRLQKVLAKAGVASRRAAEDLIVQGRVSVDGKVVRELGRRVDPDRAVIHVDGTRVILREDLVHLALNKPRGVHTTMYDDQGRPCVGDYVRDRSERLFHVGRLDADTEGLLLLTNDGDLAHRLMHPSYHVPKTYLAEVDGKVPRGLGKELKAGIELEDGPVRVDAFRVKDSMGGRSLLEIVLHEGRKHIVRRLLAEVGFPVRKLVRTAIGDVQLGNGKPGTIRKLNRDEVGGLYRRVGL